A window of Arcobacter acticola genomic DNA:
GTAGTAAAATAAGAAATAAAAAGAATTTCATATATGTCCTTAAATGTTTAATATTGGAATATTGTTGTTAATCAAATAAATTTCGGAATACTAACTAAATATAGCTGAGATTTAGGAGCATTTTTTTCAATATTTAACTGTAAAAAGTGTATTAAAAATATTTGATAACAAGGGTATTCTAAAGTTGTAGTGTTTTACTGTATAAGCGAAATACCAAAGAGCTAAAATAAGTTATATTTTACTCTTTAGTATAATTTACTTATAAATCAATTATAAGTTCTTTTAATTTTTGTTTCATCGTGTTAATGTCGATGAGCTATTACTTTAAAGTTTATTCTAAAATTTCTGTAAATCTTTTTTAAAATTTTGTTTCATCGTGATAATATTCATTAATTCCATTAAAACCTTCTAAGAAGTATAAAAAGTGATTTACTTCTTCTATTTCTTCTTCAGTGATTTTATCTTTCATTGATGGCATTACTTCAAAGTGTTTAATAACTCCCTCAAGACAGATTGTTTTTGCTAAGTTAGGATTGAATAAATAATCCTTTAAAAAATCATTTGTTTGAATTAGATGAAACTCCATATCTTCTTTATGACCTACTTGTTGTTTAAGTCTAAAAGATATCTCATTTCCTGTCGGTGCTTTTAATTTAAGGGTTTGATTGTTTTCTTCTAAAAAGTTCTTCATTAAAAGTGGAATTGGCATTGATTTAACATGGCATTCGCTACATTTATTATCAAAAATCTTCTCACCACTTATATATATATCTCTATCAAACTCAGATGGAAGGTTTGCTGCCACAGTTGAGCTTATTAGTGCAAAAGTCATTATTAACGTTTTCATTCTAACTCCTTTTTATTAATTTTAGCACAAAAAATATAATATAATTAATTTTTTTGATAGAATTTAAAAAATTATAAAGAGGATTTATGGCTGTAGAAATAGAAAGAAAATATTTAATTGATTTAGAAAAACTTGGAACTTTAAAAAATGCTAACAGAATAAAACAAGGATATATAACTACAAATAAAGATGCAGTTGTAAGAGTTAGAGTTAAAAAGGATAAGGGATATTTAACAATAAAAAGCTCAAATATTGGAGCATCAAGATTAGAATTTGAATATGAAATTCCCTTAGATGAAGCAAATGAAATGTTGGATAAACTATGTCAAAAACCAATTATTGATAAAAATAGATATATTGTAGATTTTGCTAATCATGTTTGGGAAATTGATATTTTCTATGGAGATAATGAAGGTTTAGTAATTGCAGAAGTTGAACTAGAAGATGAAAATGAGCATATAGAACTTCCCTTATGGATAAAAGAAGAAGTTACAGGCGATATTAAGTATTACAATTCAAATCTTATGAGCTATCCTTATAATAAATGGAAATAAGAAAATTAACTAATATAAAAAAAATAAAAAGGTAAATAATGCAAAGAGTAAAAGAGTTTATAGAAAAACAAATAATTGATTTAGAAGAGTTTGATTATAAAATTGAACAAGAAAATGAGTTTATATATGTTTTATTTTCACAAATACTAGGAAAAAAGATAGATAAAGAGTTAACATTCAAACTTTTTGATGATATTTTATTTTATCATTCATTAAATTATGGTTGGAAACCGCTTGAAAAAACTATAAATAATAGATATTTTTGGATTGACTTATTGTTTTAATAGTATTTTTTTAGAAAAAAATTGTAATATGTATTTTTTAAATAAGGAATAAACAAATGTCACTATTTTTTCTATTATTATTGAAAATATTCCCCTTATATATAAATATAATTTTGGGATATTTTTCAACAAAATTATTAGATGTTAAAAGAGAATCAATTGCAAGTATTTTGATTTATATTTTAGGGCCAATCGTTGTGTTCTCTGCCACACTTAGCGTTAAAATTGATATGTCAATACTTTTTCTCCCAGTGTTTTTTTATGTATTTTGTTCGGCTATTGCTTTTATCACATTATATGTATTTCGTAAAAGTTGGAGTGACCCAAGTGGAAATATATTGGCATTTAGTGCAGGTACTGGAAATACGGGATATTTTGGTATTCCTTTGGCAATTATATTTTTTCCACCTTATTTAGCAGATATTTATATTTTTACTGTTCTAGCTTCACTTTTATATGAAAGTACAACGGGATTTTATGTTACAGCAAAAGGAAACTTTACTGTAAAAGAGTCTTTTCATAAGATGTTGAAACTTCCTATTTTATATGCATTTATTTTAGGTGTAATCTTTAATCTGTTAGGAGTTGTAATACCTGAGGAAGTTAGTTCTTATACTGCACAGTTCAAAGGTGCATATGGAATTTTAGGAATGATGATGCTTGGTATGGGTTTAGTTGGATTGAAAAAAGGAAGTGATTTGGATGTAAAATTTATATCAATTAATTTTACAATGAAATTTATCTTTTGGCCGCTTGCAATTTTAGGTGTTATTTATTTAGATAGAAATTTCTATATGTTTTTGAATGAAGATTTATATAAAGTTATGTTTTTATTTGCAATTGTTCCTCTTGCTGGAAATACAGTAACCTTAGCAGTTTTATTAAATGCAAAACCAGAGAAAGCAAGTTTTACAGTACTATTAAGCACTATAGTTTCTATAATTTATATACCAATAGTTCTTGCTCTATATGGTGGATTTTAGCAATAAATCACCTAAAAATAAAGTTTAAGAAACTTTATTTTTAGGTGGAAGTGTATCAATATATTCTTCAATAGATTTTGCAACTCTTTTAGAAAAAGCAACAGCTTCTACAACTGTTCGGGCACCCGTAACTACATCTCCTGAAGCAAATACACCTTTTCTTGCAGTTACTCCATTTTCATCACTTTCTAAAAGACCATTTTCTCCAAGACTAAGACCTGTATTGTTTTTTACTATTAAGTCTCTTGCTGTTTGACTAATTGCAATTAATATTGAATCTGCTTCTTCAAAGGCAATAGAATTATCATCTTCTTTAGTATTTTCATATTTTATTCCAGTTTCACTAAACTCTAAAGGTGATTTAAAAAGATTAAATTTCACTCCATCTATTTTTGCATGTTCTATTTCTATCCTTTCAGCAGGCATATCTTCTTCACCTTTTCTATACATAATAGAAACTTCATGGGCACCATTTCTAATCGCAGTTCTAGCAACATCCATAGCAACATTTCCAGCTCCTACAACTATTACTTTTTCCCCTAAATCATACGCTTTTGGAGTTTTTAAATAATCTATTGCAAAATGAACATTTCCAAGACTTTCCCCTTTAATCCCTAGTTTTTTAGGTCGCCATACACCTGTTCCTATAAATACAGCATCAAAATCATCTCTAAACATATCATCAAGGGTGATATTTTTTCCTATCATAATATTTTTTCTAATTTTTACACCAATTTTTTTCAGTTTTTCTTCAATAGTATCAAGAATAGTTCTATCAAGTCTAAAATCAGGGATCCCATATCTTAAAACTCCACCAATTTTGTCATTTGCTTCGTACATAGTCATGTTATAACCTTTTAAGGCCATCATCATGGCTAAACTAATTCCAGCTGGACCAGAACCAATAATTGCAATATTTCTTCCATTTTGCTCTGGTTTTTCAAAGGCTCTATAATTCATATAATATGTTGAAATATAATTTTCAATTCCACCAACATTTACAGGAGTGTGTTTTTTATTTAATACACAATGTCCCTCACAATGTTTTTCATGGGGACAAACAAGTGAACAAATGATTGATAAAGGATTATTATCAAATACTTTTTGTCCTGCTTCTTTTATATCTCCACTTAAAAATAGTCTTATCATTTCTGCAATTGGTGTTCCCACTGGACAACCTATTTGACATTTTGGTTTTTTGCAGTCTAAACATGTTTGTGCTGAATTTATTATATGTTGCATTGTATTCTCTTTGAAAAATATTTATGCTCAAATTATAACAAATAAATTAAATTTTTAAATTAATTTAAATCAATAAGTTGCTTTTATATATACTTTCTATGTTTATTGAGTATAATGCGGAAATTTAATCTAATTTAATAATTAGAAGTTATAATTAAACTAACTATATTTGAAGGATTGTGATGTCGTTGATTAAAAAACTAATTTTGTTGTTAATATTTTTTATTGTTCTTAATATTTTCTCTATTTTTGAATTTGATTATAAGAGTTATTTATCAGATAACGAAAGTTTAAGTACATTAACAAGTAAAAATGATGAAAAAGATTTTCTAAATCAATTAAATGATTTCAAAAATAGAGTTTTTAGTTCATTTGCCGATGAAAAAAAAGAAGTGAAAGCACTTAATTTAGAACTAATTAAAAAAGATGGGCTTATTGAGATGAGTGGTTCATTTGCAAATGAAAATGATGCAAAAAAAATCGCAGATATTCTTAATATAAACCGTGAAGGTAACTTTCAATTTGATACACAAAGTCTTATTGAGGAGTCTTTATTAGATGATTTAGTTTTATTGGTAACTCCTTTAAAGGATTATTTTACAGATAATTCAAAATTAACTGTACTTAATAATCAAGTTTTTTTATCAGGAGAATTAATTAATCCAAGCTATAAAGATTTATTAGATTCAATTCTTTTAAGAGTTAAAGTTGATTTAAAAACTAATATTACTCTTCCAAAAGCTGAACTAACACATGCTGATAAAGTAATAAATAAAATGGAACAAGTACTTGATAGTAAAGTAATAAAAGATGAAAAAACAAATGCATCTGCTACTGATAATACTAAAGTTAAACCATCTTCTGCTGTATCTAATGAAGTTAAGAAAAAAGATATTCAATCAACAATTAATAAACTTTTATCAAGCAAAAAAATTAATTTTGAAAGAAGAAGTACAAAAATAACAGAAGATTCAAATATTGTTGTTAAAGAAATTGCAAAGATTTTACAAGATAATCCAAGTTTCAAAATTGAAATAGCAGGGCATACTGATTCAAGAGGAAGTGATTCTTTAAACAAGCAAATATCTCAAGATAGAGCTTCAAGTGTTCGTGATGTATTGATTTCACTAGGAATAGATAAAAACAGAGTTACGGCTATTGGTTATGGAGAAGAATTTCCAATTGCTCAAGATGATGAAAATGGTCTATCAGAGATTAATAGAAGAGTTGAATTTAATATTTTAGGAGAATAGTTTGATGTTTGAAATTGCTTCATTAATTGTAGTAAATTTAATTATTGCTGCAATTATTGGTTTTATTGCAGGATATTTAATTGGAAGGCCTAGAACTGCCAAAATTGATTCTATTGAGAATCCTAATGGTTCAAGTAATACTCAAGACAGTAAAGTAAAACCTGTAATTAACCCTGTTTTTCGTAAAAATGCACAGGTTGATTATAAGCCTTTAGTTTTAAGCTCTCCTAGATTAGTTGGTAAAGATAATTTACAAAAAATAAAAGGTATTGATGCTACTATAGAGAATAACCTAAATAATTTAGGTATTTATCATTTTGATCAAATATCTAAATGGTCAAATAAAAATTGTGATTGGATAGAAGAGTTTTTACATTTTCCAGGTTGTGCAAAAAACAATCAATGGATAGAGCAAGCAAAGATTTTACAATCAGGAAAAGAGACTATTTATAGTCAAAAAATAGAAAATGGTGAAATAGCAGATTAGTTATAATCTGCTTATTTCTTTTTAGTCTTTTATTCTTACCACATATCTTCCAACAGCTTTTCCTGCTAACAATAATGAATATGCATCTTTAACTTCATTTAACGTAATTTCATTAGTGATGCTATTTAATGTGCTTATCTTCCATTTACTAGCTATTTTTTCCCAAGCAGCTTGTTTTTTCTCTAATTTACATTCAACAGAATCAATTCCAATTAATCTTACTCCTCTTAATATAAAAGGGAATACATTTGTATTTAATTCATGAGATGATGTAAGACCACAACAAGTTGCTACTCCATCATATTTAATATATTTTAATGCATTTGCTAATACTTCTCCACCAACTGTATCAACAACACCTGCATATTTTTCACCCATCATTGGTTTTTTTGCTTCTTCATTAAATGTATCTCTTAATATTACTTCACTAGCACCAATTCTTTTTAAATAGTCAGTTTTTTCTTCTTTACCTGAAATGGCAACAACTGTAAATCCAATTTTACTTAAAATAGATACAGCAATAGATCCAACTCCACCTGTTGCTCCTGTCACTAAAATGCTTCCAGATTCTGGTCTAATGCCATTATCCATAAGTTCATTTACACTTAAGGCAGCTGTTAATCCAGCAGTTCCAAAAGTCATTATTTCTTTATCTGTGATTGCATCAGGTATTCTAGCTACCCAATCAGCAGGTATTTTTACAAATTCAGCATGTCCACCATTTGTATTCATTCCCATATCATAACCAGTTACTAAAACTCTTTCACCTACTTTAAATATTGAAGAAGTTGATTCATATACAGTTCCTGCAACATCAATTCCTGTAATATGTGGGAAGTTTCTAGTAACCCCTGGATTCCCAACTGAACTTAATGCGTCTTTATAATTTAATGAAGAGTAAGTTACTTTAATTACTATTTCATTTTCACCACATTTTGGAATAGCTACTTCTTTCACGTCTGCTGTAAATTCTTTATCACCAATTTTTTCTACTAAAAAAGCTTTCATGTATATCCTTTATTATTTACTTATGATAAAAGTTTAGCTAAAATACAAATAAAGTGCAAGAACTATCTTTTAAGAAAGGTACTGTCTAAAAAGATACTATGGAGTAAATAATGACTAAGAAAATAGATATAAAAGACAAAAATATGATAATAAAATGTCCTGTAGAAACTGCAATCGATGCACTTGCAGGAAAATGGAAGATTCTAATTTTATGGTATTTAAAAGATGAAAAGAAAAGATTTAATGAACTTCAAAAACTTCTTCCAAGAGCAACACAAAAGATGTTAATTCAGAAATTAAGAGAGTTAGAAGATGATGGTTTAGTTCATAGAGAAGTTTATCCTATTGTTCCACCAAAGGTTGAATATTCTCTTACAACTTATGGACAGAGTTTAAAACCTATTTTAAAACAATTATATATTTGGGGAGATATTCACAAAAAGAATAAAGCTATTTAATACTTTTTTCTTTTAAAATAAAATAAATTACCATATTAATCCCTGCGCTTGAAAGTATAGTAGCCATTACCATGATTTGATATCTAACAGCTATTAAAGGATCTACTCCTGATAATATTTGACCTGTCATCATTCCTGGTAGTGAAACTAATCCAACAGCTAACAAAGAGTTTATTTGAGGAATTAAAGCTGATTTAAAAGCTGTATTTCTTGCAATTTCAAAACTTTCATTTCTTGATATCTCTTTATCAAATCTCTCAATTGCAATTGATAATACATTCATAGAATTTGCAAGTATCATTCCTGCAATTGGTATTACATATTTAGGCTCATAAAATGTATCTAAATCTAAAATGAAATTTATAATTAATATTAGATGCAAAAAACTAGAAACACTTATAGCCAATGCAATTTTATAAAACTGTACCAATGACTTGTCTTGTGAATTTCTAAGACTAATCCAAGATGAAACTAACATCATAAATATTAATATAAATATACCAAGATATATATTTTTTTCATGAAAAAGATATATAAGTATATATCCTACTAATAAAAGCTGAACAATCATTCTTATTGTTGAATATAATATTTCAGTACTATTATTTGCCCATTTATTATAAAAATATCCAACTATTAACAGTGGTATTAATGAATAAAGTAAATTTACTAATGTGATTGTTTGCATAAAGTATTT
This region includes:
- a CDS encoding YhdH/YhfP family quinone oxidoreductase, which translates into the protein MKAFLVEKIGDKEFTADVKEVAIPKCGENEIVIKVTYSSLNYKDALSSVGNPGVTRNFPHITGIDVAGTVYESTSSIFKVGERVLVTGYDMGMNTNGGHAEFVKIPADWVARIPDAITDKEIMTFGTAGLTAALSVNELMDNGIRPESGSILVTGATGGVGSIAVSILSKIGFTVVAISGKEEKTDYLKRIGASEVILRDTFNEEAKKPMMGEKYAGVVDTVGGEVLANALKYIKYDGVATCCGLTSSHELNTNVFPFILRGVRLIGIDSVECKLEKKQAAWEKIASKWKISTLNSITNEITLNEVKDAYSLLLAGKAVGRYVVRIKD
- a CDS encoding ABC transporter permease, which encodes MQTITLVNLLYSLIPLLIVGYFYNKWANNSTEILYSTIRMIVQLLLVGYILIYLFHEKNIYLGIFILIFMMLVSSWISLRNSQDKSLVQFYKIALAISVSSFLHLILIINFILDLDTFYEPKYVIPIAGMILANSMNVLSIAIERFDKEISRNESFEIARNTAFKSALIPQINSLLAVGLVSLPGMMTGQILSGVDPLIAVRYQIMVMATILSSAGINMVIYFILKEKSIK
- a CDS encoding NAD(P)-dependent oxidoreductase, translating into MQHIINSAQTCLDCKKPKCQIGCPVGTPIAEMIRLFLSGDIKEAGQKVFDNNPLSIICSLVCPHEKHCEGHCVLNKKHTPVNVGGIENYISTYYMNYRAFEKPEQNGRNIAIIGSGPAGISLAMMMALKGYNMTMYEANDKIGGVLRYGIPDFRLDRTILDTIEEKLKKIGVKIRKNIMIGKNITLDDMFRDDFDAVFIGTGVWRPKKLGIKGESLGNVHFAIDYLKTPKAYDLGEKVIVVGAGNVAMDVARTAIRNGAHEVSIMYRKGEEDMPAERIEIEHAKIDGVKFNLFKSPLEFSETGIKYENTKEDDNSIAFEEADSILIAISQTARDLIVKNNTGLSLGENGLLESDENGVTARKGVFASGDVVTGARTVVEAVAFSKRVAKSIEEYIDTLPPKNKVS
- a CDS encoding CYTH domain-containing protein, which translates into the protein MAVEIERKYLIDLEKLGTLKNANRIKQGYITTNKDAVVRVRVKKDKGYLTIKSSNIGASRLEFEYEIPLDEANEMLDKLCQKPIIDKNRYIVDFANHVWEIDIFYGDNEGLVIAEVELEDENEHIELPLWIKEEVTGDIKYYNSNLMSYPYNKWK
- a CDS encoding AEC family transporter, which produces MSLFFLLLLKIFPLYINIILGYFSTKLLDVKRESIASILIYILGPIVVFSATLSVKIDMSILFLPVFFYVFCSAIAFITLYVFRKSWSDPSGNILAFSAGTGNTGYFGIPLAIIFFPPYLADIYIFTVLASLLYESTTGFYVTAKGNFTVKESFHKMLKLPILYAFILGVIFNLLGVVIPEEVSSYTAQFKGAYGILGMMMLGMGLVGLKKGSDLDVKFISINFTMKFIFWPLAILGVIYLDRNFYMFLNEDLYKVMFLFAIVPLAGNTVTLAVLLNAKPEKASFTVLLSTIVSIIYIPIVLALYGGF
- a CDS encoding winged helix-turn-helix transcriptional regulator, with product MTKKIDIKDKNMIIKCPVETAIDALAGKWKILILWYLKDEKKRFNELQKLLPRATQKMLIQKLRELEDDGLVHREVYPIVPPKVEYSLTTYGQSLKPILKQLYIWGDIHKKNKAI
- a CDS encoding OmpA family protein, with product MSLIKKLILLLIFFIVLNIFSIFEFDYKSYLSDNESLSTLTSKNDEKDFLNQLNDFKNRVFSSFADEKKEVKALNLELIKKDGLIEMSGSFANENDAKKIADILNINREGNFQFDTQSLIEESLLDDLVLLVTPLKDYFTDNSKLTVLNNQVFLSGELINPSYKDLLDSILLRVKVDLKTNITLPKAELTHADKVINKMEQVLDSKVIKDEKTNASATDNTKVKPSSAVSNEVKKKDIQSTINKLLSSKKINFERRSTKITEDSNIVVKEIAKILQDNPSFKIEIAGHTDSRGSDSLNKQISQDRASSVRDVLISLGIDKNRVTAIGYGEEFPIAQDDENGLSEINRRVEFNILGE